DNA sequence from the Lysobacterales bacterium genome:
CCACGACGGCGACTGGCTGAGCCTGCGCCACGACGGCCAGGCTGGCCGCGTGCGCGTGCGCGCCCTGGGCAGCGACTGGCTGGCCTTCGTCGACGGCCGCCGCCACCGCCTGCACGAGGTCGCCCCCTATGCCTTCGAGGCCGCCGCCGGCAATGCCGGCGACAAGGTCGCCGCGCCCATGCCCGGCCGCATCGTCGCCGTGCACGTGGCGCCCGGCGACGCCTTCGAGGCCGACCAGGAACTTCTGGTCATGGAAGCCATGAAGATGGAACTCGCCCTGCGCGCCCCGCGCGCCGGCACGGTCGCCGAGGTGCGCGCCCAGGCCGGCGAGTTCGTGGAAGCCGACGTCGTGCTGGTATTGCTGGAGCCGGTCGGCTGACCCGGACCCTTCGAGAGGATCTGGTTGGCGTCGTTCATCAGCCCACTGCCAGGCGGCGTGTGGCCAGTGCGACGGCACCGCACTTCTCCCCTCCCCCGCCTGCGGGGGAGGGGCGGGGGAGAGGGCCGCCCCAGCCAGCGCGCGCCGCGGGGCCGGCAACGATGCAGATTGGGCAGGGTGCCGGCCCGCACCCCCCGACCCCTCTCCCAAGGAGGGAGAGGAGCACAGCGCGCTCTGCGCACCGGACATCGGATCCTGGCATTTGGTCCCCGATCCTTAGCTGAGACACGACGCCGATCAGGTCGGGAGGCCGCGTAGTGGGGCCGGTGAAGTTCGGTAGCCGCACTGGCGGCCGTCACGGGATGTTCGGGCGACGACAAGGCACCGCAGGCCTGCCCGGGATCACGGCGGCTGCCACGCTGCGTCCAGCGTCCTGCGCCTTGCCCAGGCTGAACGGCCCATCGCGTTCGTCTCGTCCGCGGAGACCGGCCTGCGCCACACTTCGACCATGGACTCAGATCGCGTCCGCCCCAGCCCATGACCGCCCCCACCACCCGCGGCTTCCGTCCGGGGCCGGCGCGCGGGCGGGGCGCGCCGGACAATCGCGAGGGTCGCCACGCCACAGCGCACACGGCGCTGGAGGACGACGGCTGGGGGCCGCCGGCGCCGGTCGAGGGCGAGCCCGCCGGCGATCCGCCGGACGGCCAGGTGGCGACGGTGGTGCAGGCCGAGACCGCGCGCAGCCTGGTGCAGCGCAACGAATCGGGCGATGCCGGGCCGGCCGCGACGGTGAATCCCTACCGCGGCTGCGAGCACGGCTGCATCTACTGCTACGCGCGGCCCAACCACAGTCGACTGGACCTGTCGCCGGGCCTGGACTTCGAGACCCGGCTGTTCGCCAAGACCAATGCCGCCGAACTGCTGCGCACCGAGCTGCGCCGGCCCGGCTACCGGCCGGTGCCGGTGATGCTGGGCGCGGCCACCGACGGCTGGCAGCCGATCGAGCGCAGCCATCGGCTCAGCCGCGCGCTGCTGGAGGTGTTCGCGCAGTGCCGGCACCCGGTGCAGATCGTCACCAAGGCGGCCCTGGTCGAGCGCGACCTCGACCTGCTGGCGCCGATGGCGGCACAGGGCCTGGTCGCGGTCACGGTGTCGATCACCACCCTGGACACCGACCTGGCGCGGCGCATGGAACCGCGCGCCAGCGCCCCTGCCCGGCGGCTGCGCACCATCGAGACCCTGGCCGCCGCCGGCATCCCGGTGGGCGTCAACGTCGCGCCGGTGGTGCCGGTGCTGACCGACCACGAGCTCGAGGCGATCCTGGCCGCTGCGGCGCAGGCCGGCGCCGGCCATGCCGGCTGGGTGCTGTTGCGCCTGCCCTGGGAAGTGGCGCCGCTGTTCCGCGACTGGCTGGCCCTGCACTACCCGCTGAAGGCCGCGCACGTGATGGCGCGCATGCAGGACCTGCGCGGCGGTCGCGACTACGACAGCCGCTTCGGCACCCGCATGCGCGGCGAGGGCCCGTTGGCCGACCTGCTGGCGCAGCGCTTCCAGCGCGCCTGCCGGCGGCTGGGCCTGGCCAGCGGCGGGCCGGCCCTGGACAGCAGCCAGTTCCGGCCGCCGCCCGACGACCGCCAGCCGGACCTGTTCGCAACCTGAGCGTCGCGCCGACGCCTGGCGCCTGAGCCGGCGAGAAGTGAACCTGACCCCGTTCGGTCGCTACGTCTGCGTCCGCGGTTCCGGCTTCTGCCCGGCCACCTCGCGGCCGGCCTGGGCACGGCCGGCCATCTCGGCGCCGGCGTCGCGCGCTAGCCTGCGCATCTGCAGTGTCGAGGCCAGCGACACCAGGCCGACGGTGAGGAAGGCGAAGGTGAAATTGATCGCCGCATCGTCCGGCTGGCCGGTCAGCGTGCCGGCCATGCTCAGGGCGTAGCCGCCGAGGGTGACGCCCAGCGCCAGGGCGATCTGCTGCGCCATCGCCACAAGGCTGCTGGCCTGGCTCATGCGGGCCTGGTCAACGTCGGCATAGGCGATGGCGTTGAGGCTGGTGAACTGCAGCGAGCGCAGGAAGCCGCTGGCCAGCAGCACGCCCACCATCAGGGCATAGGGCGTGTCGGCGCGGAACAGCCCGAACCCGCACAGCATCAGCGAGGCCACCAGCCCGTTCCAGACCAGCACCGGGCGGAACCCGAATCGAT
Encoded proteins:
- a CDS encoding PA0069 family radical SAM protein produces the protein MTAPTTRGFRPGPARGRGAPDNREGRHATAHTALEDDGWGPPAPVEGEPAGDPPDGQVATVVQAETARSLVQRNESGDAGPAATVNPYRGCEHGCIYCYARPNHSRLDLSPGLDFETRLFAKTNAAELLRTELRRPGYRPVPVMLGAATDGWQPIERSHRLSRALLEVFAQCRHPVQIVTKAALVERDLDLLAPMAAQGLVAVTVSITTLDTDLARRMEPRASAPARRLRTIETLAAAGIPVGVNVAPVVPVLTDHELEAILAAAAQAGAGHAGWVLLRLPWEVAPLFRDWLALHYPLKAAHVMARMQDLRGGRDYDSRFGTRMRGEGPLADLLAQRFQRACRRLGLASGGPALDSSQFRPPPDDRQPDLFAT